TCATAACATATGTGAATGGAATAAGATGACTTTCAAACTAAAATATgccatatttatcttttttagcTATTGAAGTTTGAGGAGAAGTGGAGATTAGAAGCTTTCTGTGGCTGTTTTCAGGCCTCAGAATGTGCACGGTAACAACCAAAACTATTGAATATAAAACACAAATGGTCAAGGAATTTAATAGACTAGCTAATCATGCAATCATTAGGTGGATTAATTTAATATGAACGACTGATGTATTGTACaataatattgaatataaaacACAAAATGATAAGAACAAGGAATATGTCATATGTTTAGTGGGATCAAATGTAAACAAACAAGTATCTGCAGTCTGGTTGCAGAATGAATGGCTATGGGATCTTGATCCAATAATTCTACAAACCTGTGAATATATTTTTGCAAGTTTTGAAGGCAAATGATCCATCTACACCAACTTAGGACTTAGGAGGAAAAACAATTGTGACTTGtcttaaagtctccaagttCACTCCTTTGGCATTGCAGCTGAAGCTTGTTCGTGCTCTCTCTGTAGTTCTACTGTTCCATTTCAAGCTTGATAAAATTGTTTTTGTCATATATTGGCTTGGCCTATTTGGACTGAAAGTAATGGTCAAAGGAGCTAATTTTAGAAATGCTTTTGCTAGAACTAGGTTAGATATGCTGTTGCCACACCTAGATGGATATGAACAATTTTAAAGAACTGTAGATGCAGTATCTAACCATCTATAGTAGGACCAATTTGAGATGCTTTGTATTGTAATGACGATAAGCTGATGGTGGATGCTATTAGTGTGTAGTTATTTTACTGGCATATTTTGCAAATTTTCCTTAATTTAACAAGTGTAATTGAGTTGGTTTTAACTCTTGCATGATTAAATACatgctatttattttcaatgtcTGAGCTTCAAAACTTTTTGCATGTttagaaattaataatataCTGTGCAAACATAATAAAgtaaacaaagaaaagaaaaagaaaagtcgaAAAGGCCTAAAAGGTTCACCTAATGCTTGCTTGAATAATATCAGTGTCGCAATATTGACCTCACCCCATAAGTTGAAACATCTAGTGTCTATTCTATTTTGCTTTGATTGGTCCTATATCTATCATCTTTCGTGGCAATAATACTTCAAATCTGATTTTACAATTCAGGTTGAACATATCCTGAAATGTGATTTAAAAATGTTAATCTTGTCGTGCAGGATACTCATTCCTTCAATCGAGATCCTCTTAATATCAACGAACTTCCTAAGGACTCTGAAAATATTAATGAGTTTCAAAAAGATGATTTACTATTGTGCAAGACTGAAAGGGTGGATGATTATCCTCCTTGTGTGCTTAATACAGAGGCATCCTTCCCCCTGCTCCAATATAAAAGAAGAAAGCATAATGGTGATACTGTATCAAACCGTTCAAACGCTTCGGAGAATTCAACAAGAACAACTCAGGATCCTTGCTCATCTACAACATCAACAGCTGCAACAACAACTACAGACACAACAATGACGACTGCTGCAGCAACCACAACGGCAATATCTGCATTGCTGGAATTTTCTCTGATGGAATCGATAGAACCCAAAGAGAATCCCCATGTTCCTCCACCTAGACTTGATACTACAAGTCTCGATTCCTCAGTGCCTCCTAGCTGCATGAAATTTATCAATGATTTGCAGAGTGAGATCCACAAGATAACTGTTGAGAGGGAGACATTGAAGCTTGAAATAATGAGTGCACAAGCCATGATTAACATTCTTCAATCTCGAATTGATTTTCTCAACAAGGAAAATGAGGATTTGAAAAGGAGTATTGCAGATAAATAGAAACTACCCATGATATTGCAATCTGGTTATCCTGATGTACAAATCATGGGTACCTGGCGCGGCCTGTTCCCTTCCGCGAAGATGATATGAGGGTATGTAAAATTAGGATATTATTGTTGtttgttttaataattaatgttGTAGGAATATTGTAATGTTGGATTTTATCTATCTGTAATGGCAATTTTAGACTGTTGAATTCTGAACTTTCACCATATTTAGTCCCTGCCAATCGTTTGTTTTAGTACCCTCTGTCCAGAATTCAGCTTTTTTATCCCTAATTCCTTTCGTCTGGAGTTGTTCCTGTAGTGATTAAGCTTTATCCGTTCTGATCTCTCATGATCAATTCCATTTTCTTAGTCAGTTCTACATCTCTGCAACActttatcttttcttcttcctcaaCAGGGAAGATGGGAGTAAATTTTATCAAACCATTTACTCAAACCTCGGTCACTGTTTCAGTTTAGTtgcttaaatttaatttgttaaaataataaacaatCAATTTAACTGGCATTGGCTTGAATGCATCCTTCGCCCTCTTCTACTTTCAAACAAAAATGTCATTTTCTCAATTTACATCTATTCTATTTCAAGTTAGCTGTGTGCATGGTTTAATCTTCTACTAGGTTATTAGGAGAATGATTGGATTGCCCAAACTGTTAGTTCTGTATTTGGTAAGTTCAATTGACAGCTGGTAGGTAGTTACAATTTcctttttgaataattttaattttagaatttttttttcatcggttgataattaatatactttcttttttatttagatgataatatttttttaatatttattaattataaaatttttataatagaataaatttttaataaattatttatacttataaaataaatatatatatatatatatatatatatatatatatatatatatatatatatatatatatatatatatataatatttaaaaatatgattgttgataaaatatattttatttttaatatgtatttatatttcaaattttaaattttaaataataaaattaattttttcacatttaactcaattttaattatttatctcaattaattttgataaaaaattgttTAATCCACGTACCATGCCACATatattattctttaaaaatctattttataaaaaattttaaaacgtcAATGTTaagttatatttatatttaaaattttaaaatttaaatattagagctttatattgatttattaacctaaaaatactataaattttatgatttttttatatttatagttaaaatttttaattttgaataaaaaaaaatttatttttaaaatttattttaattgtagcaattttttaaattaattttaattaaatttaaattactttACATAACCCGTCACATATCATCATTTTTACtggataaataatttaattaacttaaattaaatattaattaaaattctaaatcCTTAAATTACTTAGATAATTAACATtcatttaatgaataaaaaaatcaaaatcaaaatcaaaatatttaaaatttgaatggaATAAAATTTAGCTACATGGCAAAAATATCAAAAGAGAGAAATCTTTTACCATCAATTTTCTTTGACATTTTCAAGGCTGtactttcttttaaaaatacattttgcaccatataaatttatttctcagagataaatatattaaaatacaaatttatttacataataaatcaatttttacaTTAGCTTCTTTCCAAAATTGAGCATCAAAAGAAGCATTAACATCCAAAAATTTAAAGTTCATTTTCAAAAGATTCTCAAATTCATTTTGCACAGGTGTTGATAAATATTATCAGCTTTtagaagaattttaaaaaaaaaataaaaaaattagtgttttttattttcaactACAGTATTACATTgaagtatatttattttttaaaaaattattatttagtttgtataatatataaaatttattaatatttttatcgattttgaaaaatatactcaaatatctttaagttttaaaaaaatttattaattaatttttttattaattttagccgTTACATCTTTTACTATTTCGTTGatgtgatataaaaaaattcattaattattatttgagtTTTACAAAAATATCCGTTAATTAATACTTTCactaattattattcattttatttcataaaaattattgaaaaaaatatattgaccTTTGTATTCAACACGTATTTCACACTTTTACACACTTTTGcagttaatattaataatattagaaaTAAAGCTGATAAATAGCATTTTCTTAATATAAGATAATTAGTATGTCCTAACAATTGAttgaa
This region of Manihot esculenta cultivar AM560-2 chromosome 10, M.esculenta_v8, whole genome shotgun sequence genomic DNA includes:
- the LOC110624784 gene encoding NAC domain containing protein 50 isoform X2, with the translated sequence MKTTALAPGFRFHPTDEELVSYYLKRKVSNKPVRFNAIAEVDIYKNEPWDLADKSWLKSRDQEWYFFSALDRKYGNGARMNRATSKGYWKATGKDREVRRNSQLIAMKKTLVFHSGRAPGGQRTNWVMHEYRLVDEELEKIGAMQTDSYVLCRVFHKNNIGPPNGNRYAPFIEEEWDDGVTALVPGEDAVDDVPVHDTCTEINRVEQDTHSFNRDPLNINELPKDSENINEFQKDDLLLCKTERVDDYPPCVLNTEASFPLLQYKRRKHNGDTVSNRSNASENSTRTTQDPCSSTTSTAATTTTDTTMTTAAATTTAISALLEFSLMESIEPKENPHVPPPRLDTTSLDSSVPPSCMKFINDLQSEIHKITVERETLKLEIMSAQAMINILQSRIDFLNKENEDLKRSIADK